Within Saccharomonospora cyanea NA-134, the genomic segment CACCAGACTCAACGCTACGGGATGCCGAACAAGTGCCCGAACAGTCCCAATTCACAGCCCGCTCTCAGGGTGAGAGCTGTCACGCGGGGGCCAACCCGGACCGGACGCCGTTGGTGCCGTGTATGCCGGTGATGCCGCTGGGCGATCCCGCGTGCAACCACTTGCCGAAGTGGCGCACGGAGAACAGCTCGTCGAGCACCATGTAGGCGGCGCCGACGAGGCCGCCTTCCTCGCCGAGCCGGGCCTTCTCGATGCGGAGTTCCCGTGTGGACAGCGGCAGCGAGCGGCGGTAGATCGTCTCGCGGATCGTGGCGAGGAACAGGTCGCCCGCCCCCGCGATCTTGCCGCCGAGCAGGATCGTGGACGGGTTGTAGAAGTTGACCATCGTGGCGAGCATGGCTCCGATACGCCTGCCCGCGCTGACCAGAAGCTGCACGGCGTGATGGTCACCCGCGCCGGCCGCCGCGGTGACGTCGGCCGCCGTGATCGTGCCCTTGACGTCGAGGATGGCGGCGAGGGCCGGACTGTCGCCGGAGCGGGCCAGCCGCTCGCCGTCCCTGGCCAGCGCCGCGCCACCGGCGACGGCTTCGAGGCACCCGGTCTTGCCGCACCGGCACACCACGGAGCTGTCGTCGGACACGGCGGCGTGGCCGATGTCGCCCGCGCAACCCTGCGCGCCGCGGTGGAGGTGGCCTCCGTGACTGATTCCCGCGCCGATTCCCGTGCCGATCTTGACGTAGAGCAGGTCGCCGAGATCGTCGAGCAGTCCGGGGGCGCGCAGCTCGCCGAGACACAACAGGTTGACCTCGTTGTCCACCCACACGGGGGCGTGGTAGTGGGAGGCGAGGCGTTCCCGCACCGGGTAGTTGTTCCAGCCGGGCATGATGGGCGGCTCCGACGGGCGGGCGGTGGCGAACTCCACCGGCCCCGGCAGGCCGAGACCGACTCCCCACACGTCCGAGGGAGTTCCGCCCACGTCGGCCAGCAGGGCGTCGAGGGTGTTCTCGACCTCCGTCAGCACGGGGTCGGGGCCCTGCGCGATGTCGCAGTCCCGGTGCCTCATGGTGAGCACCGTGCCCATGAGGTCGGTGACACCCGCGGTGAAGCCGGTGGCGCCGAGTTCGGCGGTGAGGATACGACCGGCGTCCTTGCGGAAACGCAGCGTTCGCGCCTGGCGGCCGCCCGTGGAGGGGTTGAGGTCGCCCTCCTCCAGCAGTCCCGCGTCGAGGAGCGTGGTGGTGCGCTGGGTGATGGCCGTCCGGCCGAGCCCGGTCCGCTGACTCAGCGCGGGTCGCGTGTCGGCGGCGCCGCTTCGCACGAGGTCGAGCAGGCGTGTGTAGCTCTCCAGCAGCTCGGGACTGGGCTCATCCACCACGGACCCCCTTATGTCTAAGTCCCTCCATCATATATCTGAAACTGCAAGACTTCTGTTTGTTTCAGACATTAGAGGGTAGATCGAAAGCCTAAGGATGGCACTCGTGTTCGCCATAGCAGCGATGGGGGCCAGAACAGTGAGCCGGACTAGGCCGTCCGGATTACGCGCTCGATTTCAGTGAGTGATCAGTGAGCGGTCGTGGTCGTCCCGGACAGCGCCGGGGACGACGTGAGGTCTGCTCGGCTCGTCGTGGTGGTGAACGTCGTCGGGGCGGCCGACGTGGACGAGCCACCGCCAGCCCCGTTCTCCGAACTAGTAGGAGGACTGCTGCTGTCCCCAGTGTCGCCGTCTCCCGGGTTCGTGCTGCCGTCATCGTCACCGGGGTCTGTGGGGCCACTACCGTCGTCAGGGGGTGGGGTGTCGTCGCCGTCGTCGGGAGGATCGCCTGGTTGAGGGCCGGGCTTGTTGTCTGTCGGCTCCGGATTCGGCTGCTCGCCGTCGTCGCCACCACCGCCGGTGCCGTCGTCGTTGTCACCGCCGTTGCCGGGCGAGTTGCGTGTCGGCTCGTGTTGCGAGGGCGTGTGGACGGTTGTGCGCCGGTTGCCGTTCTCGTCGGTGGTGATGATCGTCGTCGGTGAGCCGGACGAGGTGGGCATCTCACCGGTGACCGCCACGCCGTCGATCACGACCGTGGCCTCGGCGGGCACGGCCTGGCCCGGCACGAGTTCCGTCGGCCCGCCGCCGCCGGTGGAGCGGCCGGTCTGCGTGGTCGGCGTGAGCTCGGAGGTCTCGGGCTGGATGACCTGCGCGACCGCCGCGAACGCCGTGCACAGCGCGAGGCCGCTGGCGGCGAGGGCGAGGTAACCGGTGCGGTGCAGCCGTCCCGCGAACTCGCGGGGCGGCGCGACCTGGTCGCGTGGTGGCTGCCCTGGCGAGGTGGTCATGCGACTCCTTCGGAGATGCTTCGAGCCCCCGAGTGTTCGCGCGGCACAGTATCACCGGGGCGAATCCGGTCGCGAACGCACTCACCCGTGCGAGTCGGACGGTCACGCGGGGACACGTTGCGGCACGATGGGGAACGTGGCTGACGTGGCTGACGAGACCGGGACCGCCCGCCTGACGGCGTGGGTGCACGGCATGGTCCAGGGAGTCGGATTCCGCTGGTGGACCAGGAGCCGGGCGCTGGAGCTCGGGCTCGTGGGCCGCGCGACGAACCTCTCGGACGGCCGGGTGGAGGTCGTCGCCGAGGGACCCCGCGACGCGTGCGAACGACTGCTGGCGGTTCTCCGCTCCGGAGAATCACCCGGTCGTGTGGAGCACGTGGCGGAGCTGTGGTCGGAGCCGCGCGGGGGACTGACGGGCTTCGTCGAGCGCTGACCCGGCTCGGTTCTGTCGTCCAGGCGGGCAGGACGGTCGGGTCGCGACCAAGCCGAGTGGTCCGCGGTGACCGAACGGTGTCAGGCACCGTGGTCCGTCGCCGGTCCGTCGCCGGTCCGTCGCCGGTCCGCGCGGAACCCCTACGTCTTCTCTCTCCTGCCACGCCGACGCCCGCCTACCACGGGCGTGACCGGCTCGCCGGTAGCATCGTCCGATCGGACAGTGCGAACACTGCCCGCGGACGCCGGACGAGAGCAGTCGGTACGGGAAAGGTCTACGCCGCGTGCACCTGAAAAGCTTGACGCTCAAGGGCTTCAAGTCCTTCGCGTCGGCGACCACCCTGCGGTTCGAACCCGGAATCACGTGCGTCGTCGGCCCCAACGGTTCCGGTAAGTCGAACGTGCTGGACGCGCTGCGGTGGGTGATGGGCACACAGGGGGCCAAGGACCTGCGCGGCGGAAAGATGGAGGACGTCATCTTCGCCGGCACCGCGGGACGTGCCCCGCTCGGCCGTGCCGAGGTGACGCTGACCATCGACAACGCCGACGGTGCGCTGCCCATCGAGTACACCGAGGTGTCGATCACGCGCCGCATGTTCCGCGACGGCGCGAGCGAGTACGAGATCAACGGCAGCACGTGCCGCCTGCTCGACATCCAGGAACTGCTGTCCGACTCCGGTATCGGCCGGGAGATGCACGTCATCGTGGGGCAGGGGCAGCTCTCGGAGATCCTCCAGGCCAAGCCGGAGGAGCGCCGGGCCTTCATCGAGGAGGCCGCCGGTGTGCTCAAGCACCGCAAGCGCAAGGAGAAGGCGCTGCGCAAGCTCACCGCGAT encodes:
- a CDS encoding acylphosphatase, which gives rise to MGNVADVADETGTARLTAWVHGMVQGVGFRWWTRSRALELGLVGRATNLSDGRVEVVAEGPRDACERLLAVLRSGESPGRVEHVAELWSEPRGGLTGFVER
- a CDS encoding ROK family protein, giving the protein MDEPSPELLESYTRLLDLVRSGAADTRPALSQRTGLGRTAITQRTTTLLDAGLLEEGDLNPSTGGRQARTLRFRKDAGRILTAELGATGFTAGVTDLMGTVLTMRHRDCDIAQGPDPVLTEVENTLDALLADVGGTPSDVWGVGLGLPGPVEFATARPSEPPIMPGWNNYPVRERLASHYHAPVWVDNEVNLLCLGELRAPGLLDDLGDLLYVKIGTGIGAGISHGGHLHRGAQGCAGDIGHAAVSDDSSVVCRCGKTGCLEAVAGGAALARDGERLARSGDSPALAAILDVKGTITAADVTAAAGAGDHHAVQLLVSAGRRIGAMLATMVNFYNPSTILLGGKIAGAGDLFLATIRETIYRRSLPLSTRELRIEKARLGEEGGLVGAAYMVLDELFSVRHFGKWLHAGSPSGITGIHGTNGVRSGLAPA